Proteins encoded within one genomic window of Fusarium musae strain F31 chromosome 4, whole genome shotgun sequence:
- a CDS encoding hypothetical protein (EggNog:ENOG41), whose protein sequence is MLGQELGEIKASNLWYKSSGRDVGNSIVIRQAKFGWKPDNYIINTGDFEIQEGALTVIMGPVGCGKSTLLYGLLNEIPHSSGQIWLKYRNVSLCEQTPWLVSGSIRHNITCGSALDESWYDKVLDACSLLHDLDHLSGRDLHEVGNDGSSLSGGKRKRIALARAIYARNPVIFLDNPLSGVDHGTAAHIAQALIGNGGLLRTGGITVLTVTDSSKLTGDITRHADNALVIDQEGSVTMTRESTNFDGRIMVANSTKDDIEDINDRHNQGQAADNTSAGQHLELTAAKADLRRPTGDWSLYSFYTHATGRYNTTVFLCLCLCCAFCYQFSTVWIQWWSDATNSTGRKSNGFYLGIYALLCALGLSTLYLACWTSMVTMVTRSAIKLHLMVLTTVFNAHVSYFSTIDDGVTLNRFNQDMQLTDYTLPLAVVNTFLFASICLVQAAVISATANYMAAAIPFCLVVIYFIQRFYLRTSRQLRLLDIEAKAPLYTNFKETILGMNTIRAYGGEFGSFLKEKHVEVLDDSQQPIYLLYTVQRWLSLVLDLVVTCLATLLVVVAVQTRSGTSGSDMGVALVNLTSFNQYLTMLIRCWASMETSLGAIARNKDFSHETPVANGCGHVPQPDYDGYQSIVFEDVSVVYRKPKTSLENAEDSSEDTSDLNLNHQALDSINLTIRSGTKLAITGRSGSGKSTLVSSLFHILPLPSGKISIGGMDVM, encoded by the exons ATGCTAGGTCAAGAGCTTGGTGAAATCAAGGCATCAAATCTTTGGTACAAGAGCAGCGGAAGAGATGTTGGGAACAGCATCGTGATCAGGCAAGCGAAATTCGGATGGAAGCCTGATAactacatcatcaacacaggTGATTTCGAGATTCAAGAGGGCGCCCTGACAGTCATCATGGGCCCTGTTGGCTGTGGCAAGAGCACTTTACTCTATGGTCTACTCAACGAGATACCTCACAGTAGTGGACAGATTTGGCTGAAATATCGCAATGTGTCACTCTGCGAACAGACACCTTGGCTCGTTAGTGGATCTATCCGCCATAACATCACCTGCGGCTCAGCCTTGGACGAATCTTGGTATGATAAAGTTCTCGATGCATGTTCCTTATTGCATGACCTTGATCATCTCTCGGGCAGAGATTTGCATGAGGTTGGCAATGATGGAAGCAGCCTCAGTGGAGGGAAAAGGAAGCGTATA GCACTTGCCCGTGCTATCTACGCTCGAAACCCTGTTATATTTCTGGATAATCCTCTCAGCGGTGTTGATCATGGAACAGCAGCGCACATCGCCCAGGCCCTGATCGGGAATGGAGGTTTACTCCGTACCGGCGGCATAACTGTGTTAACTGTCACCGATTCTAGTAAGCTA ACAGGCGATATCACCCGTCATGCCGATAACGCCCTGGTTatagatcaagaaggatccGTGACTATGACTAGAGAATCAACTAATTTTGATGGCCGTATTATGGTGGCTAATTCTACAAAAGACGATATCGAGGACATAAACGACAGGCATAACCAAGGTCAAGCCGCAGATAACACATCTGCAGGGCAGCACCTCGAACTCACCGCGGCAAAGGCAGACCTACGACGACCTACCGGCGATTGGAGCCTCTACAGCTTCTATACTCATGCTACCGGCCGATATAACACAACAGTCTTTTTGTGCCTTTGCTTGTGTTGCGCGTTCTGCTATCAGTTCTCGACCGTTTGGATCCAGTGGTGGTCAGATGCCACCAACTCCACGGGCAGAAAGTCGAACGGGTTCTACCTGGGCATATACGCTCTGCTCTGTGCTCTCGGGCTATCAACTTTATACTTGGCTTGCTGGACATCTATGGTGACCATGGTAACGCGATCAGCCATAAAGCTTCACCTGATGGTCCTCACAACTGTTTTCAACGCCCATGTGTCCTACTTTTCTACCATCGACGACGGCGTCACATTGAACCGATTCAACCAGGATATGCAGCTGACAGACTACACCTTACCACTAGCTGTTGTCAACACGTTCCTCTTTGCGTCTATCTGCCTTGTACAAGCTGCTGTCATATCAGCAACGGCAAATTATATGGCTGCGGCGATACCCTTCTGTCTGGTAGTGATATACTTCATTCAGCGCTTCTACCTCCGCACGTCACGCCAGCTTCGTTTACTGGACATTGAAGCAAAGGCGCCGTTGTACACCAACTTCAAGGAGACAATTCTGGGTATGAATACGATACGTGCCTATGGCGGAGAATTCGGATCTTTCCTCAAGGAGAAACATGTAGAGGTCTTGGATGACTCACAACAACCTATCTACCTCTTGTATACTGTCCAGAGGTGGTTGTCCCTAGTACTTGATCTTGTGGTTACCTGTCTGGCTACACTTCTCGTCGTTGTGGCCGTTCAGACGAGATCCGGTACTTCAGGTTCTGATATGGGTGTGGCTTTAGTCAATCTGACGTCTTTCAACCAATACCTCACCATGTTGATCCGCTGCTGGGCTTCAATGGAAACGTCGCTGGGCGCTATCGCTCGAAACAAGGACTTTTCTCACGAAACGCCTGTCGCCAACGGCTGCGGCCATGTGCCCCAGCCAGACTATGACGGCTATCAGAGTATTGTATTTGAAGACGTCTCTGTCGTCTATAGGAAGCCTAAAACATCGCTTGAAAACGCCGAAGACAGCTCAGAAGACACGAGTGATCTAAACCTCAATCATCAAGCGCTTGACTCTATCAATCTAACGATACGATCTGGAACGAAGCTGGCTATAACTGGACGCTCGGGAAGCGGTAAATCAACTCTGGTCTCTAGTCTTTTCCACATACTACCATTGCCCTCCGGAAAAATATCCATTGGAGGCATGGACGTTATGTAG
- a CDS encoding hypothetical protein (EggNog:ENOG41), with amino-acid sequence MSTSSKIPAQYSVDLSTNPASWPDPNQPSSGFIDVSKVDVIFINLNAASDFHLLRTGTNESIGYAITQVTKHVARGLYRIVMVLSTEKSRDELMWKNGFPWDKEDDLQPEVVLK; translated from the exons ATGTCTACGTCAAGCAAGATCCCTGCTCAGTACTCAGTCGACCTCTCGACCAACCCTGCCTCATGGCCTGATCCAAACCAACCATCATCTGGCTTCATCGACGTCAGCAAAGTTGATGTtatcttcatcaacctcaatgCAGCCTCTgacttccatcttctccgcACTGGTACCAATGAATCAATTGGTTACGCAATCACTCAAGTCACCAAACACGTCGCCCGCGGTCTTTACCGGATTGTTA TGGTTTTGTCAACAGAGAAATCTCGGGATGAGCTTATGTGGAAGAACGGGTTTCCCTGGGACAAGGAGGATGATCTCCAACCTGAGGTGGTCCTGAAGTGA